The DNA window CCGAGTTCGGCGTCTCCGGGCTCCTGTTCAACAACAACCTCACGATGTTCGACCGTCGCGACGACGAGTCGCTCTGGCCCCAGATGAATCGAGAAGCGAACTGCGGGGCCAGCGTGGGCACCGACCTGGAGATGCTCCCCGTCATGGAGATGACCTGGGGGAAATGGAAGGAGCTCCACCCGGACACGAAAGTCATTTCCTCGGAGACGGGATTCTCCCGCAACTACACGACCTCGGGGTATCCGTACGGCGATCCCGATCCGGAGTCGTCGTACGAGCGCCCGAACAACGACAATCTGCTCTTCGACATGCCGATTGACGACCGCCGCCCGCCCAAGGAACGAGTGCTCGGCATTCCGAACGGCGACGGGGGACTGGCCGTGCCCTTCGGCGAGCTCGACGATGGCTCCGAGGCCCGGGCCGTCGAGGTAACGGTCGGCGGAACGGACATGGTGGTCCTCTGGCGGGCCGACGCCGAGGGGGCAATGGCCTACCATCCCCGAACGCAAAGCGGCCAGTCGCTCTCACTTACCGTCGAGAATGGCCGCTTCGTAGACGGCAGCGGGCGCACGTGGACGCTCGACGGCCGCGCCCAGAACGGGTCTGCCCGACTTGAGCCGGTACAGACCGCATATGTGTCGTTCTGGTTCGCCTGGGCGGCCGATTCCTTCCAGCCCGAAACGCGCATCTGGGACGGAAGCGAATGACCATGATCCGTCAGAGTGTCGTTGGTACCGCCGTTCTGCTTTTGCTCCTGACGGCAACCCCCAGTCACGGCCAGTGGGTCGAGGCCCCGGGCACGGGATGGGTCCAGCTTCAGGTTGCGCACCAGCGCACGCAGGAGGGCTTCAGCAAGGACGGGACGGTCGTGCCCCTAGACGAACTCGACCCGGACGCCGAGTCCATCACCACAACGGCCCGCCTTACGGGGGCGCTCGGGCTCTTCCGCGGGCTCGATGCGTGGGTCGACCTGCCCCTCCACCGCCAGGCATTCAACGGCTCGGGGTCGGACCTGCTGACCACGGGGCTGGGGGATCCGCGCGTCTTTCTTCGGGCCGGGCCCTCTCTGCTGGGCATCCCCGAATTGCCGGTCGCCGTCGCGCTCCGCGGGGGCGTAAAGTTGACGACGGGCACCTTCGAGAACGACGCCGAGACGATCTCCCTCTCGCAGGGGCAGCGCGACTGGAGTCTTCTGCTGGAGGCGGGGACGAGCCTCCATCCGGTGCCGATATACGTATCGGGGTGGGCGGGGCACCGGTGGCGCGAGGAGAACGAGCAGATCGCGCGCGACCCCGGAAACGAATGGGTGTTCAACACGGCCGTGGGCGGGTCCCTCGGCCGCTTCGAGTGGAAGGTGGCCGTCGACGGGCTGTTCGGACGGCCCTCCATCGACACCCGTACGGGGTTCGAGTTTGCCGCCCGCGAACTGGTGCAGGTGATCCCGACAGTGGGGTGGAGCGTGGGGCCGGGGGCCGTGCAGCTTGGGGCCCGCCTCCCGGTCCACGGCCAGTCGACCCGCTCGGACCGCCTCCCCGCAAGCCCGACGGTTACCCTCGGGTATTTTCTGTCGTGGGACGACCCGCTTTGGAAATGACGACTGCGGGAGCGCTTCCATCCTAGACGGGCGTCCGGCGGGTGTTACGATTGACTGAAGAGCCCCCTGTACGCGGCTGAAAACTTGGAGCCGTCGCGGTCGCCCTGTACCTTAGAGGCGGTCTCACAGTCTATTCACATTCCCCGATCCATCATGCCCCGCTGGGACGACCTTGACCTGGAGACGGAGGGCACCGGCATCTCCAAGCCCCTGAGCCGCCAGGTCAACCTGGTGGGCAGCATGCTCGGGCACATCGCGGAAGAGCAGAGTGGGGAAGCCCTCTTCGAGCACGTCGAGGGGCTGCGCGCGCTCTGCAAGGCGGCGGAGCAGGAGGACGCGCCGGAAAAGCGGGAGGAGGCCGCGGAGCGGATTGCAGCGCTCGACCAGGACACGCTGGAGCGGCTGCTGCACGTGTACACCACCTTTTTCCACCTCGTCAACCAGGCGGAGCAGCAGGAGATCATCCGCATCAACCGCGAGCGGGCCCGCCAGTCCGGCCCGTCGGAGTGGCCGCTGGGGCCGGGGGACGGCCCCGGGGCCGACGGGGCGGAGCCGCGCCCGCAGTCGATCGACGCGGCGGTGGCGGACCTGAAGGCGGAGGGCTACACGGCCGACGAGGTGGTGGCCTTCTTCCGGCAGCTCGACATTCAGCCCACCCTCACGGCCCACCCCACGGAGGCGCGCCGCCGTTCGGTGCTGCGCAAGGAGCAGCACATCGCCGACCTACTCTCGACCCTGCGCCGCCCGGACGCCACGCCCGACGAGCGCGCCGAGACGCTGGACCGCCTCTACAGCCAGGTGGCCTTCCTCCTGGGGACCGATGAGGTGCGGGCCGAGCGCCCCACGGTGCGGGAGGAGGTGGAGCAGGGCCACTACTTCCTGCACGGATCCATCTGGGACACCATTCCTGCGATCCACCGCGACGTGCAGCAGGCCCTGCGCCGCCACTACGACGCCACGGCCGAGCTGCCGGCCTTCCTGCAGTACCGCTCCTGGATCGGCAGCGACCGGGACGGCAACCCCAACGTGACGGCCGACGTCACGCGCTGGACCGTCGCCCGCCAGCGCCGCACCACGCTGGAGCACTACCTCGACGAGATCGACGAGCTGCGCGACGACCTGAGCATCTCCACGCGCCAGCTCACCGTCTCGGACGCCCTGGAGGCCTCCCTGGAGGCGGACGCCGAGGAGATCGCTCTGCCCGACGACGTGCGGCGCCAGTACCAGCGCGAGCCGTACCGTCTCAAGCTCTGCTACATTGAGGAACGCCTCCGCGGCCTGCTCGACCGGATCGACGCGACCGACGTGGCGGCGATGGCGGGCGCCTACGCCGCCGACGACCTGCTCGCCGACCTCGACCTCATCGCCGAAAGCCTCCAGGGGCACGGCTTCGAGGACGCGGCGCAGAGCGGGCAGCTCCACCGCCTCCGCTCGCTGGTCAAGACGTTCGGGTTCCACCTTGCCGCCCTCGACGTGCGCCAGCACAGCAGGGTCCACGAGGACACGGTGGCCGCGTTGCTGGACGCGGGCGACGTGGTGGACGATTACGGCGCCCTGTCCGAAGAGGAAAAGCTGGAGGTGCTGTCGCGAGAGCTCCAGAACCCGCGTCCGCTGGTGAGCCGCCACGCGGACCTGCCCGCCGACGCGGCGGAGCTGATGGAGGTGTTCGGGGTCCTCCGGGCAATGCACGCGGTCGACCCCGACATCGTGGGCAGCTACGTGGTGAGCATGACCCACACCGTGAGCGATCTGTTGGAGCCGATGCTGCTGGCGAAGGAGGCGGGGCTCGGCGCGGTGGTCGACGGCAGCTACCGGTGCCCGCTCGACGTGGTGCCGCTCTTCGAGACGATCGAGGACCTCGACGCCGCCGACGACCGGATGGAGACGCTCTTTACGCACCCGGTCTACGCCGCGCAGCTGGAGGGGCGCGACGGCTTCCAGGAGATCATGCTGGGCTACTCCGACAGCAACAAGGACGGCGGCTACTGGATGGCCAACTGGGCGCTCCACAAGGCCATTCACGCGCTCGGGGTGGTGTGCGACGAGCACGACGTGGACCTGCGTCTCTTCCACGGGCGCGGCGGCACCGTGGGGCGCGGCGGCGGCCACACCTCACAGGCCATTCGGGCGCTCCCGCCGGTCGTCCACAACGGCCGCATCCGGATGACCGAGCAGGGCGAGATCATCTCCTTTCGGTACGCCCTGCCCGACATTGCGCGGCGCCACGTGGAGCAAATCGTGAACGCGACCCTCACGGCCACGGCCCGCGCCCAGAACACCCCGGCTCCCGAGAACCCCCTGCTGGCCGACAAGGTGTCGATGGAATCCGACGTGGTCGCCCTTATGGACCGCCTCGCCGAGGAGGGCATGTCCGCCTACCGCGAATTCATCGACGACCCGGAGGGGTGGCAGTGGTACACCGCGGCCACGCCCATCGAACACATCAGCCGCCTGCCCATCGCCTCGCGGCCCGTCTCCCGGGCCTCGGAGGGGGAGCAGGTCGAGTTCGAGAACCTGCGCGCCATCCCGTGGGTGTTCGCGTGGACGCAGACGCGCTACATCGCGCCGGGCTGGTACGGCACCGGCCAGGGCCTCGCTACCCTCCTAGAGAACGAGCCCGACGCCCGCGACACGCTCCGGGATCTGTACGAGAACTGGCCCTTCTTTCGGACCGTCCTCGACAGCGCCCAGCGCGAGATGGCCCGCGCGCGCCTCCCCATCGCCGAGCGGTACGACGCCCTCGCCGAGGTGGAGACGTCGTTTCACGCCCCCATCGTGGACGACTACGAGCGGGCGGAGTCCGCCATTCTCGAAATTACCGACCAGGCGGCCCTGTTCGACGGCAATCCGGTCCTCAAGAAGTCGATCGAGCTCCGGAACCCGTACACCGACGTGCTCAATCTGATTCAGATCGAACTTCTGAAGCGGTATCGGGCCAGCACGGACGACGCCGAACAGGAGGCCCTCCGCGAGGCCATCTTCCTGAGCATCAACGGCGTCGCCGCCGCCATGCAGAGCACGGGGTAGTGTGGGCGGGGGAGTGTGAGGGCGCGGGAACGGGGGAGTGCAGCAGGGGCATTCCGTGCCTCTTTCCCCCAGCGGCGTACGCTTTGAGCACGAAACAAGTGTGCGGCTCCCGATCTACAAGCGGCCCGTTTTCTTCACCCATCGTCCGGCGTGCCATGGCCGATCCCGACTCGACGCCCGACACCGGTGCTGCTTCGCCCGTCCGGTACGGGACGGACGCGTTTGACCGGGCCCTCCAGGCCCTCCACAGTGGCGAGGACGAGCCGTCTACGGCCCGCATTCTCTTCCACGGCGGCACGCGGGAGACGCGCCAGCAGGCCCTTGCGGCCCTCACCCGCCACACCACCGCCAACCTGCACCAGTTCCGGGTGCCGTCCCTGCTGAACGAGCAGCGCATGCAGACCCAGAACGCCCTGCGCAAGGCCTTCGACCACGCGGCCGAGGAGTCGGCGCTGCTCTATTTCGACGCCGCGGACGCCCTCTTTACGCACTCGCACGTCGACACGCCCGACGGCGACGCGGAGCGGGCCGTCCCCTCCACCGTCGAGTACTTCTTTGATCGCGTGCTGGCCTACGAGAATGCGGTCGTGATCGCCCTCCAGACGCAGCGTCACGTGGACTGGGCGGAGGAGCACGTCCATCTCGTCGTCCGCTTCGAGTAGGGACGAGCGCAGTCCGGGGCGGCGCGCACCCTCCCCTACGCGTCCGTTTCGTCCGGTGCCGGCCGGGGCAGGCGTACGACAAAGCGGCTGCCCACCCCTTTCTCGGTGTCGACGTCGATCGTGCCCTCCATCTGGTCGACGGCCTGTTTGGTGACGGCCAGTCCCAGGCCCGTTCCTTCGTACTCCCGCCCCTTGCCCTCCGAGGCCTGCTTGAACGCTTCGAAGAGGGTCGAAACCGCCGCCGGATCCATCCCCTGTCCGGTGTCCTCCACCTCCAAGACCGCCTGATCCTCGGCCCTCCGGGCCCGGATCCAGACCCGTCCCCCGTCGCCGGTGTACTTAACCGCGTTCGACACCAGATTGCGCAGCACGATGCGCAGCGCCCCCTCGTCGGCCCGCGCCCAGAGGGGACCCGAGGGCACGTCCACCCGCAGATCGATGCCGGCCTTTTCGGCCTGCTGTTCGAAGAGGGCCCCCGTGTCCGCAGCCTGCTCGGCCACGTTGAGCGGGGCAAGGGCGAGCTCCATCTCCTCGGCCTCCAGCTTCGACAGGTTCAACACCGCGTCGAGCGTCTCGAGCAGGCGCCGTCCCCCCTTCTCAATGAGGCCCGCAAATCGGGACACGGTGGGGTCCCCTCCGCTCACCTCGTCCCCGATCGCCTCCGCGAATCCGATGATCGAGGTCAGGGGCGTGCGGATCTCGTGGCTCATGTTGGCCAGGAAGGCCGACTTCATTTCGTTGACCTGCTCGGCGGTCTCCTTTGCCTCACGCAGCTTTTGCTCCCGGCCCAGGCGGTCGAGCACCACGGCGGCGTAGGTCACCAGCACCTCGACCAGGCGCAGGTTGAACGCGTCAAACGCGTCGTGTGACGTCTGTCCCATGAGCACGACCCCGTGCGTGCCCATGGGGGCGCAGGCCACCGAGCGCAGCCCGCCGTACGCCACGTCGTTGTCGAGGGCCTCTACGTTCTGCACCACCACGGTCTCTCCGGACCGGTATGCCCGGGCGCCGATGCTGTCCCCCCCAGCCGAGAGCGACTGGATCGTTGGCATCTGACCGGGGGACGCGATTGCGCCTTCGACCGGGACGAGCCGGCCGTCCTCCGCGAAGTCGACGCCCGCCAGGGGATAGTCGAACACGTCCTGGAGTACGTGCTGGATGCGGGTCGCGACCGCATCGGGGGTTTCGGCCCTCAAGAGGTGGCGCGTGGCCGTGTACAGCGACTCCAGTTTCTGCTGCCGGTCCCGCAGCGTCCGGGCCTGTTCTTTCTGTTCGGTGATGTCGGTGATGGCCCCGTCGTAGTATATGACCTCGTCGTTCTCGTCGCGGACTGTGGTGGCGCTGACGAGGCCGGTGAACGTTGACCCGTCCTTGCGCCTAAATTCCGCCTCCGCGGCGTCGATGTGGTCCTGTTCTTTCGTGATGCGCCGGTTCTCGCTTCGGGCGTCGGGGTTTGCGTACAATTCGATGGGGTCGATCTGTAGAATCGCCTCGACGCTCTCGTACCCGAAGATGTCGGCGAAGGCCCGGTTGGCGTAGACAAGCCCCTTGTTGGGGGTGGACCGGTAGATGCCGTCCGAGACGTTCTCGGTGATCGAGCGGAGCCGCGCCTCCCGCTCACGGAGCGCCTGCTCCATCTCTTTCTGCTCCGTGATGTCCCGAAACACCGTCTGCCCGGCCTGTTCTCCGTCGAACTTGATGGGGACCGTGTAGCTTTCGATAACGCGGCGCTCCCCGTTCAGGCCGGTGATTTCCATCTCCTGTGGGGCGGTCGACGTGCGCTCCCGATAGATCTTGCGGAGACGGTCCTCGAAGATCTCCTGCTGGGCCTGCTCCAAGGCAACGAAATCCCAGAGGGAGTGCCCAATCACGTCGTCCGGAGCGTCCGCGCCCAGAATCTCGGCCCCGGCCGGGTTGATGTAGCGAATGTCTCCGTCCACGGCGATGTGGAGCCCATCCTGGAGTTTCTCGACGAGACGCCGCCACCGTTCTCGGCTTTGCCGGAGCTGCTGCTCTTGCCGTTTCTGCTCGGTGATCTCGGTCACGGCCCCGTCGTAGTACTGCACCGCCCCGTCGGGCCCCCGAACGGTCGTGGCGCTCAGCAGGCCCGTGAAGGTCGTCCCGTCCGTGCGCCGAAATTCCACTTCGACCCCGGTGATGCCGTCATTGCGGTTCGACTGCTGAATGACCTGCGCCCGCTGGTCGGGATCGGCGTAAAAGTGGACCGGATCCGCCTCCAGGAGGGCATCCACGCTCCGGTACCCGAGCATGTCGGCGAGGGCCTCGTTGGCGTAGACGAGGCCGTCGTCGGGCGTCGAGCGGTAGATGCCTTCCGAGATGTTTTCGGTGATGGACCCGAGCAGGGCGTCACGGGCCTGGAGGGCCTCCTCGGTCTTCCGCTTTTCCTTCCGGAGTTGGCGCTCCTGCCTCTTGCGGTCGGTGATGTCGCGGCCCTCGGGAATCAGCATCGTAACCGACCCGTCTCCGTCGGTAACCGGCCGGATCGAGAAGTCGATCGTCCGCGTCTCGTCGGCCCCCTGGACGTCCGCCTCGTACCGCACAAACTCGCCCTCGGCCGCCTGTTCGACGGCGGCCCGGAGTTTCTGCTGCGTCTCTGGGCCCGTCTGCCACCAGTGCGTGTCCCAGAACGGCGTTCCGACGACCTCCTCCCGCTCCAGCCCGCCAAACTCGAGGGCCGTGTCGTTGGCTTCAACGAGAATGCCGTCGGGCGTTAGCAGGCCGGTGAACTGATAGGTATGGTTGAAGATGGCCTCGTACTGCTGCCGGGCCCGGTCCCACGCGTCGGCCTGGCGGTGCAGCTCCAACTCGTTGACGATCATCTCGGCGAGGCCCTTAAGCCGGTCGACGTCCGCGGGCGGCGGAGATTGGGCCTCGGTGTCCAGGACGCACAACGATCCAATCCGGTGGCCCTGCGGGCCCACCAACGGGGCGCCGGCGTAAAAGCGAATCCCGGGATCCCCCGCGACCCATGGGTGATCGGCGAGCCGGTCGTCGTCCGTGGCGTTCGTAACGACCGTCGCCCCCGGCGACCGCAGGGCCCGCGTGCAGAGGCGCGCCTTGATCCCGTCGCCCTCGTCCTGGAGGCCTGCATCGCGAAGCCCGTCGGCGGCCACGACCCGCGGCTGCCCGTTTGCGTGGAGGGTGCCGATTCCCATCGGGGCCTCAAAGAGACGGGTGGCGAGGTCTAGGACGCGGCCAAAGGAGCGCTCGGGATCCACGTCGGCCCCCGGATCGGCGTAGACCGCCGCGGGCGCGTTCGTGTCTGGACCCCAGCCGGCAGGCTCCGAGAACGAGGAACGAGAAAACGGAGCGGAGAAGGGCTCGTCTGACTCCATACTGGAGCGTGTGGGAGGGCGCGTAAGAAAGAGCTCTGTCGGACGATGCGAACGCTGGCCTGCCGACCCGCTGGGGGCGCCGGAAGCAGTGCGAGTTCTAAAAGAAGGACGAGTTCTTTCCTTTCAGAAAAGCAAAAGTTGTTCCCCGAACGCGCTCCGGCCCGGTCGAGGCCCCTGCCGGAGGGGCATTCGAAAATCGGCCGGCCCGAACGAGACGCCCCGTCGTCGTGCGGGTCGGGGGAGCGGCGGGTCGCTCCGCGTTGCTGCGCGCGGTACGCGGTTGGCCGTACAGGCAACGGTCGTTGGGGAGCAGGCGCGATTGACAACAGGGCCGATTGACAACAGGGAGTGCGGAAAACGAAGTCGCCCTTCTCAACCAGTTCCGGAGAGAAACAGGTCTTCTCCGTTCGAACGTCTTGTTGGGAACGGTCTCGTCCGCAGGCACGCCCGGCTCGTGATGGAAAGAGCCCCCGGACACCCCGCGAAGCATATTCTTTCAGCGTGGTGGGGAGGCGAACAGCGATGGCAGTTCCCTCCCCGCGCCCTTCTTGGAATCTTTGCGGCTCTTCTGAGACTCTTCGTTTGCGAGGCCGCCGTCGTCCTCTGTACAACAGTCCCAGATTGTTTGTAATAAGTCTAAATAAGAAGCAACCCCGCGCTCAGCTCCTTCCGATGCGCTTGCCCCTCCTTGCGATGCTTCTCACTGTGGTTCTGTCCTCGGGGGCTGTTCTTGGTCAGGACACCGATGAGCTCACCCTCCACGGGGTCGTTTCGAATGCAGACGGGGCTCCGCTACTCAACGCCACCGTGCGTGTCCAGGAGAATCACGTTGCCCTCACCGATACCACTGGCTACTACGAGCTTCGCGTACCGCGGAACGGCCTGCCGACCCGGATTGACGTAGAGGTGCGCTACGTGGGCAAGCGCACTCACCGGGCGACGCTGCAAGTTCCAGAGGATTCCAGTCGCCTGCGGCACGACGTCCGGCTTCCCGCCCTCGACCTATACATGGACGAGGTGACGGTGACGGCCGAGCGGGCACGGGAAAGCGTCTCGAACTCGACCTACATCATTGATCGTGCCGCCGTCGAGCAGTCCCAAGCGTTTACCCTTGCGGGTTTGTTGCAGCTCATCCCGGGGCAATCGATCACCAACCCCAGCCTGCAAGGGGCTCAGACGATCAACTTCCGCACCGATGCCTCCGGCCCCTACAGCCGCAACAACGCGTTCGGGGTCGGCATCTTCATGAACGGTCGGGAGATCAACAACAACGCGAATATGCAGGGGCTCAATCCGGTCGAGAACCCGAGAGTGCCCTTCCGGTCGTTGGAAGGCGGTCGATTTGGGGATCGGGAGTACGAGACCGGCGATACACCCGGCGGCGGCTTCGACCTTCGCGAAATTCCGGTCGGCAACATCGAAGAGGTCGAAGTTGTCCGGGGGGTTGCCTCGGCCGAGCACGGGGATATTCTTGAGGGGGGCGTTTTCATCGAGACGACGGCGGGCCAGTCTCCGTGGAACGCACACCTGCGCCGGTCGGGCGGCGAGTTCAACCTCGGTGTGAACAAGGGCTTTCAGATCAGTCCCCGTCACATCCTCAACGCCAGCCTCGACTATCTGCGCAGCAACGACGACCCACGAGATCAGATCAAGACTTTCAACCGGATCTCTTCGTCGCTACTGTGGACCTCCTACTACGGTTCTGATCGGGACATCCGCAACACCCTGTCCCTGTCGTACCGAACGAACGTGGACGGCTTTAAAATTGACCCCGACTTCGACACCCGGAAGCGCGTCTTCTACCGAGACCAACGGGTCTCTTTTTCGAACCGCCTCCGTTTGGCGGCCGAGAATGTACTCTACGACGAGATGACACTGTCGGCGTCGGGCAGCTGGGCGCGCAGCAAATCCCTGCTGAACGAGTACGTGAATCCCGGGGTGCAGCCCGGCAATGATACGAAACAGGAAGGGGTCAACGAAGGCTTCTTCATCCCGCCCAATTACCGTGGAAAACGGAAGATTTTGGGGGAGCCGGTTTCGTTGAGTGCGCGCCTGAAGCTGAATCGCGCCGTCCGGGTCGGGGACTGGGATCTAAACCTCGCCTACGGGGGCGACGTCAGCTTCGACGCAAACTACGGGGCAGGACGCCTCATCAATCCCCGTCGTCCCGTTCCCCGAAACATATCCTCCAGCCGGTCGACCTCGTTCGAGGCGAGACGCCCGGCTCTCGTACAGGGCGGGGCGTACGTCGAGAGTACCGTCTCGGGGACGATTGGGGGCCACAAACTTGTGAGCACCATCGGTCTTCGCGGCGATAGTCAGCACGGGTACGAGACCCTCTCTCCGCGAATCAACACGCGGTTTTACCTGACCGATCATCTCTCCCTGACCGGGGCCTACGGCCTGCAGGTGAAATCCCCGGGCCTGATCCATCTCTACCCCGGCGCCGACTATCGCGACTACGCCCTCCTCAACAGCTACACCGGAGACGTGGGCGAAAGTGTGTACCTCGCGTACACCCACGTCGAGCGGGACGTGACCGATAACGTGCAGCCGATGCGCTCGCGACGCCTGGAGGCTGGGCTGGAATGGTCGGCTCAGGGGACGACGATCAGCACAACGGCGTACCGCAACGTCACCGATAACGGCATTACCGTGCAGCGGAGGCCGGAGCACATAAACCTGCCGGTGTATGAGATGCAGGGACAGGGGGCGGATGGAGCGCCCGAGTTCGTCGACACCGGCGATACCGAGCGGGTCGTCTATCCACAGGGCTACGTCACCAATGCCCTCTACACCCGCAATTGGGGCGTGGAGCTGACCGCCTCCACGCCCAAGATTGAGGTGATTCAGACCTCCTTTTCCCTGAATCTCTCCTACAACCAGAGCTACTACTACAACCGGTCCAACAGCTTTAACGCCACCGATCCGGTGACGAAGCCGGAAAATGAGATTCGGTACGGCGTCTACCCGAATACCAAGCAAAAAAGCGGGCGGCTCCAGGGCACGTTAACCTCCACGCATCACATTTCGGATCTCGGACTGCTGCTGACGCTCCGCACCGAGGCGTTTCTGTACGACTACGAGCGGACGCTCGACAATTCAAATCGGGCCGTCGCCTACGTCAATGACGAAGCGGAAATCGTCCCGATTCCGGAAGGGGAGGTGGACGATGCGCGCTTCGACGTGCTGGACCGGGCCCCCTCGGAAGGCACCTTCCGACACTACCCCCCTTTTGCCTACTTCAATCTCCACGCCAATATTAGCAAAGACATTGGCAAGGCTGTACGACTCTCTTTCTTTGCAAACAATGTTCTCAATCTACGTCCCCGCGTGTGGAAGAATGGGCGTCCAAAAGAGCGGCTCAACCAACCGCCCTACGTGGGGATGGAACTCCGCCTTACTCTGTAACCGAGACAACACGTAGACCACGATGAACGCACTGCTTCGTACCCCCCTTCTGTACCTGTGTCTCCTGATCACCGGGGCCGTCTTCGCGGGCTGTGATTCCAATCCGTCCGGGGTAGAACCGGTCGACATCACCGTCAATCTGGCCTTCAGCGAGGGCTACGACAGCGCAGCGTCCGCCGGGACCCGGGTGACCCTGACCAACATCAGTTCGCAGGAAACCTTCGAGGCGGAGGTGACCGAGGAGGGACAAGCGTCCTTCCAAGACGTGCCGGCGGGAGACTATAACGTTTCCGCCGTGCTCACGCTCGATCGCCAAACGGTCTTCGAGTTGACCGGCAACTATCCCGACAAAGACGAGCTGTCGTTCAATGGCACCGTCAGCGACGTGCGAATTAACCAAAATACCGAGCCCCTCACGGTGGAACTCACGGCAGGCCGCCTGGGCGACTTGGTCATCAAGCAGATATACTACGCCGGTTCTGACATCATCGAGGGGGCCGGCTTCCGTGATCAGTATCTTTCGATCTACAACAACTCCAACCGCGACATCAACCTGGACGGGCTGTACGTGATGGGCGTGCACGGCAATAGGACCCCGGACGGTGAAAACAGCCAGTACTTGACCGAAGACGGGCAGTTCGACTGGAATCAGTCGGTTGGCATGCCGGACAGCGTCAACGCCAACGAGGACTTCCTCTACGCCAAGTACATCTATCAAATTCCGGAAGATGGAACGCCCGATATCTTGCCTCCGGGAGAGAGCGTGGTCATTGCACAGAACGCGCTCAATCACAAGCAGCCCTACGTCAACGCAGAGGGGGACACGGTTTCGGCCGGTGATCCGAGCCTGACGGTGGATCTCAGCGGGGCCGATTACGAGGTGTACCTGGCCGACCAAATCGATGACCCGCAGCCCTCGGACCTCGACAACCCCAACGTGCCGAATCTGCGCAGCATCTTCATCTTTGGGGACGACTTCATTCTCGATCCGCTTGGGCGAGATGCCTACGCCCTCTTCCGCACCGATACGCCCGCCAGTGACTTCGAGGCGTACGCCGAGCCGACGGAGCGGGACGTTACCGAAAATACGACCCTGTACCCACAGATCCCGACCGACTGGATTGTGGACGCCGTCG is part of the Salinibacter ruber DSM 13855 genome and encodes:
- the ppc gene encoding phosphoenolpyruvate carboxylase, yielding MPRWDDLDLETEGTGISKPLSRQVNLVGSMLGHIAEEQSGEALFEHVEGLRALCKAAEQEDAPEKREEAAERIAALDQDTLERLLHVYTTFFHLVNQAEQQEIIRINRERARQSGPSEWPLGPGDGPGADGAEPRPQSIDAAVADLKAEGYTADEVVAFFRQLDIQPTLTAHPTEARRRSVLRKEQHIADLLSTLRRPDATPDERAETLDRLYSQVAFLLGTDEVRAERPTVREEVEQGHYFLHGSIWDTIPAIHRDVQQALRRHYDATAELPAFLQYRSWIGSDRDGNPNVTADVTRWTVARQRRTTLEHYLDEIDELRDDLSISTRQLTVSDALEASLEADAEEIALPDDVRRQYQREPYRLKLCYIEERLRGLLDRIDATDVAAMAGAYAADDLLADLDLIAESLQGHGFEDAAQSGQLHRLRSLVKTFGFHLAALDVRQHSRVHEDTVAALLDAGDVVDDYGALSEEEKLEVLSRELQNPRPLVSRHADLPADAAELMEVFGVLRAMHAVDPDIVGSYVVSMTHTVSDLLEPMLLAKEAGLGAVVDGSYRCPLDVVPLFETIEDLDAADDRMETLFTHPVYAAQLEGRDGFQEIMLGYSDSNKDGGYWMANWALHKAIHALGVVCDEHDVDLRLFHGRGGTVGRGGGHTSQAIRALPPVVHNGRIRMTEQGEIISFRYALPDIARRHVEQIVNATLTATARAQNTPAPENPLLADKVSMESDVVALMDRLAEEGMSAYREFIDDPEGWQWYTAATPIEHISRLPIASRPVSRASEGEQVEFENLRAIPWVFAWTQTRYIAPGWYGTGQGLATLLENEPDARDTLRDLYENWPFFRTVLDSAQREMARARLPIAERYDALAEVETSFHAPIVDDYERAESAILEITDQAALFDGNPVLKKSIELRNPYTDVLNLIQIELLKRYRASTDDAEQEALREAIFLSINGVAAAMQSTG
- a CDS encoding transporter — translated: MIRQSVVGTAVLLLLLTATPSHGQWVEAPGTGWVQLQVAHQRTQEGFSKDGTVVPLDELDPDAESITTTARLTGALGLFRGLDAWVDLPLHRQAFNGSGSDLLTTGLGDPRVFLRAGPSLLGIPELPVAVALRGGVKLTTGTFENDAETISLSQGQRDWSLLLEAGTSLHPVPIYVSGWAGHRWREENEQIARDPGNEWVFNTAVGGSLGRFEWKVAVDGLFGRPSIDTRTGFEFAARELVQVIPTVGWSVGPGAVQLGARLPVHGQSTRSDRLPASPTVTLGYFLSWDDPLWK
- a CDS encoding AAA family ATPase, which encodes MADPDSTPDTGAASPVRYGTDAFDRALQALHSGEDEPSTARILFHGGTRETRQQALAALTRHTTANLHQFRVPSLLNEQRMQTQNALRKAFDHAAEESALLYFDAADALFTHSHVDTPDGDAERAVPSTVEYFFDRVLAYENAVVIALQTQRHVDWAEEHVHLVVRFE
- a CDS encoding DUF3179 domain-containing protein; this encodes MMPPRSTAWLSVGVLAGFLVLAGCDVGSVSDSGNGNSGFNLDSCTIPTDRLVDGGVPRDGIPSLDEFTSGDDRLVEKDASSAGYLEDDNRIIGLLFGDQALAVPHNILWHHEIVNVDNWAGQTFAVTYCPLTGTSLAFDRSVIDGAEFGVSGLLFNNNLTMFDRRDDESLWPQMNREANCGASVGTDLEMLPVMEMTWGKWKELHPDTKVISSETGFSRNYTTSGYPYGDPDPESSYERPNNDNLLFDMPIDDRRPPKERVLGIPNGDGGLAVPFGELDDGSEARAVEVTVGGTDMVVLWRADAEGAMAYHPRTQSGQSLSLTVENGRFVDGSGRTWTLDGRAQNGSARLEPVQTAYVSFWFAWAADSFQPETRIWDGSE